GTTGTCGAATTTGGTGGAACTTCCAAAACAATAGCAGAATCTTTCACTTCTATCTTTTCAAGAGACTTCAGGTTTTTGATTTTTCGAAAAGCTTTAGAAGATAATATTTCATTTTCATAATTAAACTCAAAGCTGTCAGGATCATTGGCAATTGCTTTTGAGACTAGGTAATTATAATTGATCTTTATTATTTTCTTAGTTCCAGTCAGGTTTTGAATATAAAAATCTGTTATCCAGGAACATCCCCAAAATAAAAATAAAAATAACCCTACTAATAATACTCTAATCATTACATTTATATTCATACTATTTACTCCATTGGCTTTACATTATACGTTTTCATTGCACTATTTACCTGAGATTGTTCCGTAATATCATTATACAAAAAGTAACTCGGAGCCTGTATTGTTTCTACTTTAGTCACTGATATTTCTATGACAGCCTTGATAGGATATTGATCTGTAAACAAATTGATGAGAGGTTGTACTGCATGTTCAAAAATTTCATCCCCTTTTTCGATAATGGTTGCCAGACCTTTTAGTTTAAATCCTTTCTGTACGAATATATCCACAAAACTGACACAAACATTCGGGTTCTCTTTAATATTATTTACACTGTTGGGTGAAGCGAGATGAGCAATTAAAAATGTTGTATCATCTTTGTAGGTAAATATTTCTTTGGGGGAAACATTGGGTTCATTATTCCTGTCAGAAGTTGCCAGCCAGCATAAGACACTTTTATCAATATAATTTTTTACTTCTTCTGTTAACATCTTTATTCATGGTATAGGTTATACAATTCTACAATATTTTAAATGTACAACAGAATTTCTTGCGTAGCAAAATCTATTTATATTATCTTATTTATAATTCATCCAATAAAAAATCCCGCAAGAAAACTTACGGGATTTGAAATATCTATTTTTCGAAATTACATGGTCTCCATTTTGAAGCTCATGCTTTCAATTACTTTCAAGATGGCTTCTACTGTGTCCATTGAAGTTAAACAAGGAACACCATTTTCCACACTCATTCTTCTGATCTGGAATCCGTCTCTTTCTGCTTGTTTTCCTTTTGTAGTGGTATTTACCACATACTGAACTTTTCCTTTCTGGATCAGGTCGATCAGATTTACGCTTTCTTCTCCTATTTTGTATCCTATTTTGCAAGGAATTCCTTTTTCTTCGAAGAATTTCGCTGTACCTTCCGTAGCCCAGATTCTGAAACCTACTTCATGGAATCTTGCTGCCAAATCAGCTGCTTCTTCTTTGTGCTTATCAGCTACAGTAAATAAGATAGAACCGTGCATAGGAACTTTTCTTCCTGCTGCAACCAATCCTTTGTAAAGGGCTTTCTCTAAAGTAGTATCTTTCCCCATAACCTCTCCTGTAGACTTCATTTCAGGGCCTAAAGAGATGTCAACCTTTGTCAGTTTTGAGAAAGAGAATACCGGTACTTTTACAAAAACTCCTTCTTTATTCGGAACCAACCCGTTTTTGTAACCAAGATCCGTTAATTTCTGTCCTAAGATCGCTTTCGTTGCAAGGTTAGCCATTGGAACTTCTGTGATTTTAGATAAGAAAGGAACTGTTCTTGAAGAACGTGGGTTTACTTCGATCACATATACGTTTCCTTCGAAAAGAACGTACTGGATGTTCATTAATCCAATCACTTTCAGTCCTTTTGCCAGTCTTTGAGTATAGTCTACTAAAGTATCGATTTCACTCTGAGAAATATTCTGTGGCGGATATACTGCGATAGAGTCTCCGGAGTGAACCCCTGCTCTTTCAATGTGCTCCATAATTCCTGGAATTACCACTGTTTCACCGTCACAAATTGCATCTACTTCAATCTCTTTTCCTACCATGTATTTGTCTACCAAAACAGGGTGTTCAGGGCTTGCGTCTACTGCGTGCTCCATATAATGAGCCAATTCTGCTTCTGCGTATACAATTTCCATTGCTCTACCTCCAAGAACATAACTTGGACGCACCAATACCGGGTAACCGATTTCGTTAGCAATTTTAATGGCTTCTTCTTTCGAAGTGGAAGTTCTTCCTTTTGGCTGAGGAATTCCCATCTCTTGAAGTGCTTTTTCAAATTTATCTCTGTTTTCAGCTCTGTCAAGGTCTTCTAATGAAGTTCCTAAGATCTGTACTCCGTGAGAAGCTAATTTATCTGCAAGGTTGATCGCTGTCTGTCCTCCGAACTGAACCACCACTCCTTTAGGTTTTTCAAGATCGATGATGTTCATTACATCTTCTTCGGTCAATGGTTCGAAGTATAATTTATCCGAGATCGAGAAGTCTGTAGAAACAGTTTCAGGGTTGTTGTTGATAATGATCGCTTCATACCCCATTTCCTTGATTGCCCATACTGAGTGTACCGTTGCGTAGTCGAATTCAACTCCCTGTCCGATTCTGATAGGTCCTGAACCTAACACGATGATTTTTTCTTTATCAGAAACTACACTTTCGTTTTCTTCTTCGTAAGTTCCGTAGAAATATGGTGTTTCACTTTCAAACTCAGCAGCACAAGTGTCTACCATTTTGTACACCGGCATTACCCCGTTTTCTTTTCTGAAGTTGAATACCTCACGTTCTTTTACATCCCAAAGAACCGCGATGTTGATATCTGCAAAACCTAATCTCTTAGCTTCAATTAAGGTTTCTTTATCAAATTTGTTAGCTGCGATTACCTTTTCGAAATCAACAAGCTTTTTAAGTTTCCAGATGAAGAATTTATCAATTTTGCTCCATTCTACGATTTGTTCCCAGTCGTATCCTCTTCTTAAAGCATCTCCGATAATGAATAATCTCTCATCATCACACACTCTGATTCTTCTCTCGATTTCTTCAGCAGTAAGTGCCTGAGCTTGCTTTGTTTTTAATCCAAGATGCTTGATTCCTGTTTCTAATGAACGGATTGCTTTCTGTAAAGATTCCTCAAGGTTTCTTCCAATCGCCATTACTTCCCCAGTCGCTTTCATCTGAGTAGAAAGTCTTCTGTCTGCTGTTTCGAATTTATCGAATGGGAATCTTGGGAATTTAGTCACCACATAATCAAGAGCAGGTTCGAAACATGCGTATGTTTTTCCTGTTACCGGATTCATGATTTCATCCAGTGTTAATCCTACTGCAATTTTCGCAGCGATTTTTGCAATCGGATATCCTGTAGCTTTACTTGCTAAAGCTGATGAACGGGATACTCTAGGGTTTACCTCGATGATATAGTAATCAAATGAATGTGGATCTAATGCTAACTGTACGTTACATCCGCCTTCAATTCCTAAAGCTCTGATGATTTTTAGTGAGGCATTTCTCAGTAACTGATATTCTCTGTCTGAAAGGGTCTGAGAAGGTGCTACTACGATAGAGTCTCCTGTGTGAACTCCTACCGGGTCAATATTTTCCATGTTACAAACCACAATCGCATTGTCATTTGCATCACGCATTACTTCGTACTCAATTTCTTTGAAACCTGCAATTGATTTCTCAATAAGACATTGTGTAACCGGACTGTGTTTTAGTCCCAGTTCAGCAATTTCTTTTAATTCTGCTTCAGTGGAAGCGATACCTCCACCTGTTCCACCCATTGTAAAGGCAGGACGAACAATTACAGGATATCCGATTGCATCTGCGAAAGCTAGTGCTCCTTCTACCGTGTTTACGATATCAGATTCCGGAACCGGCTCATTCAACTCTCTCATCAACTCACGGAAAAGGTCTCTGTCTTCTGCTCTGTTGATCGCTGAAAGCTTAGTTCCCAATACTTCCACTTTGCATTCTTCAAGAATTCCCGATTTTTCAAGCTCTACCGCCATGTTAAGACCAGTTTGACCTCCAAGCGTTGGTAGTAATGCATCAGGACGCTCTTTTCTGATGATATGACTTACAAACTGTAATGAAATCGGCTCGATATATACTTTATCAGCTATTTCTACATCTGTCATGATCGTTGCAGGGTTTGAGTTAATCAAAATTACCTTGTAGCCTTCTTCTTTCAAAGACAGACAAGCCTGCGTTCCTGCGTAATCAAATTCAGCTGCCTGTCCGATGATGATAGGTCCTGAACCGATTACTAAAATTGTTTTTATATCTGTACGTTTTGCCATTTTTCTTTTTTTTAGATACAAGATGTTAGATGTCAGATTTCAGACTTCCAACAGGATGTTTTACTTTTTTAAATTAGATTTGAATGTATAAATCATTCTTTGAATTTCATTCAGATTCGATATTAAACGATCTACTTTTTCTGCATCAAGTAAATTCAATTCTCTTGTTAAAATTAACTGTGTCTGTAGTTCAAAAGAGGATGCATTTGCTATTCCAAGAAAATGATAAAATTCTCTATCATTATTTCTCCCTGCTCCTTCGGCTATATTAGAAGGAATAGAGATTACAGACCTTTTAATTTGAGAAATCAAACCAAACTTTTCATCTTTAGGCAACTCAGCACAAATAATATAAACCTGTTTTGCAAGTTCTATAGATTTCTGCCAAAAAACCAGTTTTTCAAAATTATGCATAATAAAGTCTGTTATCTGATGTCTAATATCTGAAATCTTATTACTTCTTAAAATCCTCCATCATTTCAATAAACTCATCAAACAGGTAGTTTGCATCCTCAGGACCTGGGCTCGCTTCAGGGTGATACTGCACAGAGAAACAAGGATGGATTTTGTGCTTTAATCCTTCGTTGGTTCTATCGTTTAGTGCGATGTGCGTTTCGATAAGGTCTGTACCTTTTAAACTTTCCTGATCTACCGCATATCCATGATTCTGAGAAGTGATTGCTACAGTGTTTTTCGCTAAATCCAATACAGGGTGATTTCCGCCTCTGTGTCCGAACTTCAGTTTGAATGTTTTAGCTCCACAAGCAAGACCAATTAACTGGTGTCCTAAACAGATTCCGAAGATTGGAACTTTTCCTAATAATCCGCGGATCATGTCTAATGCGTGTGGTACATCTTCCGGGTCACCAGGACCGTTTGAAAGCATAATTCCATCTGGATTCATCAATAGGATATCTTCTGCTGTTGTATCCTGAGAAACCACAATGATATCACAGTTTCTTTGAGATAGTTCTCTGATAATTCCCAGTTTAGCACCAAAATCTACCAATACTACTTTGAAACCTCTGTTAGGGTTAGCATAAGGTGTTTTGGTAGAAACTTCTTCTACCTGATTAATTGGGAAAGTCGTGGTTTTCAGTTCTGCAGCTGTTGCTGCTTCGTCTGCATCGGCATTCACAATTTTTCCTTTCACTACTCCGGCGTTACGAAGAATTCTTGTCAGTCTTCTTGTATCAATTCCTGAAATTCCTGAAAGGTTTTTCTTCTTAAATAATTCATCTAAAGTAATCTGAGTACGGAAATTGGAGGGAAGATCGCAAAGTTCTTTTACGATAAGTCCTTTAATTGCCGGCTCAATACTCTCATAATCATCACGGTTAATACCATAATTCCCGATAAGCGGATAGGTCATACAAACTATCTGACCGCAGTATGATGGGTCAGAGATCAATTCCTGATACCCTGTCATTCCGGTATTGAAAACTACTTCTCCTGCAGTTTCCAATTCTGCTCCGAAACCTTCTCCATGAAACACTTCACCGGACTCCAGTATTAATTTTTTCTTCATTTTTTCTATTTAGATTTTCTTTTATTTTTTTACAATGTATTCACGTATTAATGGATTTATGAATACTTTTTACTTTTATCTTAGTTCTTTTATTTAAAGGTAAATCCTTTTTCTTCCAGTGCATCTTTTAAAATGGCCATTCTGGCGAAAACACCATTTTCCATTTGTCTGAAGACTCTTGAACGTTTGCATTCTACCAGGTCTGAATCTATTTCCACTCCCCTGTTGATAGGTGCCGGGTGCATGATGATTGCTTCTTTTTTCATAGCTTGCTCTCTTTCTTTAGTCAGACCATATCTTTTATGATAGTCAGAGGCTGTGAAACTCATGGCCGCATCATGTCTCTCATGTTGGATTCTTAATAACATCAGAACATCTACTTCAGCGATCAGTTCATCTACTGAAAGATAAGTTCCGTTGATTATTGCTCCTTCATCAAACCACTGCTCAGGTCCTGAAAAATAAACTTTAGCTCCTAATCTTCTTAACGCTTCAGCATTTGAGTTGGCAACACGGCTGTGTTTTACATCTCCTACAATTCCTACTTTTAGTCCTTCAAACTTTCCGAATTCCTGATAGATGGTCATCAGATCCAGCATACATTGTGAAGGATGGTTTCCTGTTCCATCTCCTCCATTGATTACAGGGATCTTAATATTTTTCAGTTCTTCAAAGTATCTGTCTTTCTTATCTCGGATCACTACAAGATTTACTCCAAGGCTTTCAATGGTCTTTACTGTATCATAAAGACTCTCACCTTTATTTACAGAACTGTGTGAAGCATCAAAAGGAACAACCTGTAATCCTAATTTTCTTTCTGCAATATCAAAGCTTGTCTTTGTTCTTGTGCTGTCTTCGAAGAAAAGATTGGAACAAAAAACTTCGCCTTCAATTTTAGCAGTTTTTCCATTTCTGAAAGCTAGTGCTTCTGTCAGTATACTGTTGATTTTCTCGGTACTTAGTTCTGTAATCGTAAACATAATCTTAATTTTTAAGCATAAAAAAAGCGAAGACAACAATCTTCGCTAATAACAATAAATATCGTAAAGGGCGCTTTCGCCCGGTAAATCTAATGATATAAATGCTTTTTTATTCATTAGGTGCAAAGATACAACAATTTTATGAACCTACAAAAATTAAGTTTAAAATAAATTAAAAACTTCAGTACTTCTTATTCTCATTTAAAATTAATATTTTTGTTACAACACAACATTATTCTATGGATTTAAAAGACAAAATGATTCTCAGCATTATACAGGAAGACTCTACTTTATCGGTGAAAGAAATTTCAGAAAAGATAGGTCTTACCTTTACTCCGACGTATGAAAGAATCAAACAATTGGAGAAGCAGGGGATCATTCAAAAGTATGTAGGGCTTTTAAACCGTGAAAAGCTGGGCTTGAATATTGTAGTCTACTGTAATGTACGTCTTAAAGAGCAATCCAAGAAGGTATTGGAAACCTTTGAGAAGCATATCGGAAAATATGATGAAGTACAGGAAATCATCAGTCTTTCCGGAGAGTATGACTATATGCTGAAAATTATTGCCAAAGACATCAACTCTTATAATGAGTTTGCAGTCAATGTGATTTCAAACGTTCCTAATATCGGACAGTACCACAGCTCCA
This Chryseobacterium sp. G0162 DNA region includes the following protein-coding sequences:
- a CDS encoding pyridoxamine 5'-phosphate oxidase family protein — encoded protein: MLTEEVKNYIDKSVLCWLATSDRNNEPNVSPKEIFTYKDDTTFLIAHLASPNSVNNIKENPNVCVSFVDIFVQKGFKLKGLATIIEKGDEIFEHAVQPLINLFTDQYPIKAVIEISVTKVETIQAPSYFLYNDITEQSQVNSAMKTYNVKPME
- the carB gene encoding carbamoyl-phosphate synthase large subunit yields the protein MAKRTDIKTILVIGSGPIIIGQAAEFDYAGTQACLSLKEEGYKVILINSNPATIMTDVEIADKVYIEPISLQFVSHIIRKERPDALLPTLGGQTGLNMAVELEKSGILEECKVEVLGTKLSAINRAEDRDLFRELMRELNEPVPESDIVNTVEGALAFADAIGYPVIVRPAFTMGGTGGGIASTEAELKEIAELGLKHSPVTQCLIEKSIAGFKEIEYEVMRDANDNAIVVCNMENIDPVGVHTGDSIVVAPSQTLSDREYQLLRNASLKIIRALGIEGGCNVQLALDPHSFDYYIIEVNPRVSRSSALASKATGYPIAKIAAKIAVGLTLDEIMNPVTGKTYACFEPALDYVVTKFPRFPFDKFETADRRLSTQMKATGEVMAIGRNLEESLQKAIRSLETGIKHLGLKTKQAQALTAEEIERRIRVCDDERLFIIGDALRRGYDWEQIVEWSKIDKFFIWKLKKLVDFEKVIAANKFDKETLIEAKRLGFADINIAVLWDVKEREVFNFRKENGVMPVYKMVDTCAAEFESETPYFYGTYEEENESVVSDKEKIIVLGSGPIRIGQGVEFDYATVHSVWAIKEMGYEAIIINNNPETVSTDFSISDKLYFEPLTEEDVMNIIDLEKPKGVVVQFGGQTAINLADKLASHGVQILGTSLEDLDRAENRDKFEKALQEMGIPQPKGRTSTSKEEAIKIANEIGYPVLVRPSYVLGGRAMEIVYAEAELAHYMEHAVDASPEHPVLVDKYMVGKEIEVDAICDGETVVIPGIMEHIERAGVHSGDSIAVYPPQNISQSEIDTLVDYTQRLAKGLKVIGLMNIQYVLFEGNVYVIEVNPRSSRTVPFLSKITEVPMANLATKAILGQKLTDLGYKNGLVPNKEGVFVKVPVFSFSKLTKVDISLGPEMKSTGEVMGKDTTLEKALYKGLVAAGRKVPMHGSILFTVADKHKEEAADLAARFHEVGFRIWATEGTAKFFEEKGIPCKIGYKIGEESVNLIDLIQKGKVQYVVNTTTKGKQAERDGFQIRRMSVENGVPCLTSMDTVEAILKVIESMSFKMETM
- a CDS encoding aspartate carbamoyltransferase catalytic subunit translates to MFTITELSTEKINSILTEALAFRNGKTAKIEGEVFCSNLFFEDSTRTKTSFDIAERKLGLQVVPFDASHSSVNKGESLYDTVKTIESLGVNLVVIRDKKDRYFEELKNIKIPVINGGDGTGNHPSQCMLDLMTIYQEFGKFEGLKVGIVGDVKHSRVANSNAEALRRLGAKVYFSGPEQWFDEGAIINGTYLSVDELIAEVDVLMLLRIQHERHDAAMSFTASDYHKRYGLTKEREQAMKKEAIIMHPAPINRGVEIDSDLVECKRSRVFRQMENGVFARMAILKDALEEKGFTFK
- a CDS encoding carbamoyl phosphate synthase small subunit; the encoded protein is MKKKLILESGEVFHGEGFGAELETAGEVVFNTGMTGYQELISDPSYCGQIVCMTYPLIGNYGINRDDYESIEPAIKGLIVKELCDLPSNFRTQITLDELFKKKNLSGISGIDTRRLTRILRNAGVVKGKIVNADADEAATAAELKTTTFPINQVEEVSTKTPYANPNRGFKVVLVDFGAKLGIIRELSQRNCDIIVVSQDTTAEDILLMNPDGIMLSNGPGDPEDVPHALDMIRGLLGKVPIFGICLGHQLIGLACGAKTFKLKFGHRGGNHPVLDLAKNTVAITSQNHGYAVDQESLKGTDLIETHIALNDRTNEGLKHKIHPCFSVQYHPEASPGPEDANYLFDEFIEMMEDFKK
- a CDS encoding four helix bundle protein, whose product is MHNFEKLVFWQKSIELAKQVYIICAELPKDEKFGLISQIKRSVISIPSNIAEGAGRNNDREFYHFLGIANASSFELQTQLILTRELNLLDAEKVDRLISNLNEIQRMIYTFKSNLKK
- a CDS encoding Lrp/AsnC family transcriptional regulator, with the translated sequence MDLKDKMILSIIQEDSTLSVKEISEKIGLTFTPTYERIKQLEKQGIIQKYVGLLNREKLGLNIVVYCNVRLKEQSKKVLETFEKHIGKYDEVQEIISLSGEYDYMLKIIAKDINSYNEFAVNVISNVPNIGQYHSSIVLHEVKKSTKFKIELE